From Leptotrichia sp. OH3620_COT-345, one genomic window encodes:
- a CDS encoding DUF2577 family protein, with protein sequence MEEKENINDVKHEEPDKSYNALAQVLQEKFKNPDWNGPFLGTVIEAPPNLRVKIDEKIILNKDKIIVAWEKVKGYNREFEEKGNIKIEIEEINISDNSNQDSGGNIHKKIVASGKLSGTYKAEGNNKWTDELKIGDEVILNEFKNQKKFYLVDKAYQY encoded by the coding sequence ATGGAAGAAAAAGAAAATATAAACGATGTAAAACACGAAGAACCTGACAAATCCTATAATGCTTTAGCACAGGTATTGCAGGAGAAATTTAAAAATCCCGACTGGAATGGACCGTTTTTAGGAACGGTCATTGAAGCTCCACCAAATTTAAGAGTGAAAATTGATGAAAAAATAATACTAAATAAAGACAAAATAATAGTAGCATGGGAAAAAGTTAAAGGATATAATCGAGAATTTGAAGAAAAAGGAAATATAAAAATAGAAATAGAAGAAATTAATATAAGTGACAATTCAAATCAAGATAGTGGAGGTAATATACATAAAAAAATAGTCGCTTCCGGAAAACTTTCAGGAACGTACAAAGCTGAAGGCAATAATAAGTGGACGGATGAGCTTAAAATTGGAGATGAAGTGATTTTGAATGAATTTAAAAATCAAAAAAAATTCTATTTAGTGGATAAGGCTTATCAATATTAA
- a CDS encoding DUF2634 domain-containing protein gives MSLPNSMLSNMKVYGENKNIEAEEEKPRFELKWDFKKNDFLYDEKGSPVLLKTKKEIVKQWIIKCLIVTKNAWRIYYKDKSTFGVGIQKYKGRNPLTEEFLISEIKREIIEALREHKYIKSIENYYSIFEQDKLNFEFDVVLNSAEKEILKIDEVFEFGN, from the coding sequence ATGAGTCTACCCAACTCTATGTTAAGTAACATGAAAGTTTATGGCGAAAACAAAAACATAGAGGCAGAAGAAGAAAAACCGAGATTTGAATTAAAATGGGATTTTAAAAAAAATGATTTTTTATATGATGAAAAAGGCTCTCCTGTATTACTAAAAACAAAAAAAGAGATTGTAAAACAATGGATAATTAAGTGCCTTATAGTAACTAAAAACGCTTGGAGAATTTATTATAAAGACAAATCTACGTTTGGAGTCGGTATTCAAAAATATAAAGGAAGAAATCCTTTGACAGAAGAATTTTTAATATCTGAAATTAAAAGAGAAATAATTGAAGCTCTTCGAGAACATAAATATATAAAATCTATAGAAAATTATTATTCTATTTTTGAACAGGATAAATTAAATTTTGAATTTGATGTAGTCCTCAACTCTGCAGAAAAAGAAATTCTAAAGATAGATGAGGTGTTTGAATTTGGTAACTAG
- a CDS encoding baseplate J/gp47 family protein: protein MNLVTREEIEIKKDEINQLTDQIFKETMQNFENSVGSFPREIVRAFITELLIQNNLYDELSKKHHAETAKGIDLDKICEEDYIFRFPAVAATGTVKIYGIPGAIIQKGYQVASNKNLYEIQETKEIPSNGAIGNTTVLVKAVEAGSSGNVSIGEINSFAVSYQGLERVENEIAVTNGKDIETDEELYIRRKKILSRICANYNATMIEKMLLENFDILKKIKIVPRWNGKGTLKIVVTGKENNIIETADLNKIKLFLDNEIITDAEFTVNSVRDKKINITLEAILNREYDEESAINLTKKILNEAFLKGLFEENRIYYAEVIEKLLEVKAFKKISNIDINNTKEDIILTDEDLVSIGTVTIKSLD, encoded by the coding sequence TTGAATTTGGTAACTAGAGAAGAAATAGAAATAAAAAAAGATGAAATAAATCAACTTACTGACCAAATTTTTAAAGAAACAATGCAAAATTTTGAAAACTCAGTCGGTAGTTTTCCACGAGAAATAGTTCGAGCTTTTATAACTGAATTATTGATTCAAAATAATTTATATGACGAATTATCTAAAAAACATCACGCTGAAACAGCAAAAGGGATTGATTTAGATAAAATTTGCGAAGAAGATTATATTTTTAGATTTCCAGCAGTGGCAGCAACAGGAACAGTAAAAATTTATGGAATACCGGGAGCTATAATTCAAAAAGGATATCAAGTAGCTTCAAATAAGAATTTATATGAGATACAAGAAACAAAAGAAATTCCTTCTAATGGAGCTATTGGAAATACAACTGTTTTAGTAAAAGCTGTTGAAGCAGGAAGCTCTGGAAATGTTTCAATCGGAGAAATAAACTCTTTTGCTGTGTCATATCAAGGACTTGAAAGAGTTGAAAATGAAATAGCTGTTACTAATGGAAAAGATATAGAAACAGATGAGGAATTATATATACGGAGAAAAAAAATTTTATCTAGAATTTGTGCGAACTATAATGCAACAATGATAGAAAAGATGTTATTAGAAAACTTTGACATATTGAAAAAAATTAAGATTGTCCCTCGCTGGAACGGCAAAGGAACACTTAAAATAGTAGTAACAGGAAAAGAAAACAATATAATCGAAACTGCAGATCTGAATAAAATAAAATTATTTTTAGATAATGAAATTATAACAGATGCAGAATTTACAGTGAATTCGGTAAGAGATAAAAAAATAAACATAACTCTTGAAGCAATTTTAAATCGAGAATATGACGAAGAAAGTGCTATCAATCTAACAAAAAAAATATTAAATGAAGCATTTTTGAAAGGATTATTTGAAGAAAACAGAATTTACTATGCTGAAGTAATTGAAAAATTACTTGAAGTAAAAGCTTTCAAGAAAATTTCAAATATAGATATAAACAACACAAAAGAAGATATTATATTAACAGACGAAGATCTTGTAAGTATCGGAACTGTTACTATAAAATCTTTAGATTAG
- a CDS encoding DUF2313 domain-containing protein yields MQKNVHQKSGHYIKENFRTSELFDFYVRDFVNDGRSEDYSLIKINAKQANFVKHVNKLRELKAVNLLQFKVKDFAFYNIDEDYVKFTQKITEKTFPFALGLDKDYSLILYNIARNDYYNSMLKSLPGIFQSAKLIQSIFRFADEELKKLEFSIDNAIKNRRFLTARSEILEKFEEDYGLISSKNLSTIFRLNRIIAKRMLSKSAKLNDIKETMKLYFIHNENTTIENDKDNFQYIINFKSNRIDREYLDYWLDLIYEVIPAWYEIKIIY; encoded by the coding sequence ATGCAAAAAAATGTTCATCAAAAATCCGGGCATTATATTAAAGAAAATTTTAGAACTTCGGAATTATTTGATTTTTATGTAAGAGATTTTGTAAATGACGGACGTTCCGAAGACTACAGCTTAATAAAAATTAATGCTAAACAAGCTAATTTTGTGAAGCATGTAAATAAATTAAGAGAATTAAAGGCAGTTAATCTATTGCAGTTCAAAGTAAAAGATTTTGCCTTTTACAATATAGACGAGGATTATGTAAAATTCACTCAAAAAATTACAGAAAAAACGTTTCCTTTTGCTTTAGGATTAGACAAGGATTATTCTTTAATTTTATACAACATTGCGAGAAATGATTATTACAATAGTATGCTTAAATCTCTTCCAGGAATATTTCAGTCGGCAAAATTAATTCAAAGTATTTTTCGTTTTGCTGATGAAGAATTGAAAAAACTTGAATTTTCAATAGATAATGCAATCAAAAACAGAAGATTTTTAACAGCAAGATCTGAAATTTTAGAAAAGTTTGAAGAGGATTATGGACTGATTTCAAGCAAAAATCTTTCTACAATTTTTCGATTAAATAGAATAATTGCTAAAAGAATGCTTTCAAAATCAGCAAAATTAAATGATATAAAAGAAACTATGAAACTATATTTTATACATAACGAAAATACTACTATTGAAAATGATAAAGACAATTTTCAGTATATTATAAATTTTAAATCAAACAGAATAGATAGAGAATATCTAGATTACTGGCTTGATTTGATTTATGAAGTTATTCCTGCATGGTATGAAATAAAAATTATATATTAG